In Lentibacillus amyloliquefaciens, one DNA window encodes the following:
- a CDS encoding DUF1538 domain-containing protein, translating into MDNIKDTVLEVIYSILPIAIVITVLQFTIIWLPMEAFVQFLIGVLFVGVGLILFLLGVNVGLLPVGEMIGSALTKTKMIGVIVLFGFLLGAVVTFAEPDVRVLSSQIDSVSGGAIPQSILIMSVAIGVGIFVALAMFRIVFNIPMIYLLAGGYALVFIMAALTPSNFVPISFDAGGVTTGPLTVPFILALGVGVATVIRGKSASSDGFGLVGLASIGPILSVLILGVIYG; encoded by the coding sequence ATGGACAATATTAAAGACACTGTTTTAGAAGTTATTTATTCTATTTTACCGATTGCAATCGTCATTACAGTGCTGCAATTCACGATTATCTGGCTGCCGATGGAGGCGTTTGTCCAATTTCTGATTGGTGTCCTTTTTGTCGGTGTCGGACTTATACTTTTCCTGCTGGGCGTCAATGTCGGCCTGCTTCCAGTTGGAGAGATGATCGGATCCGCTTTAACCAAGACAAAAATGATAGGGGTTATTGTTTTATTCGGATTTCTGCTCGGAGCAGTTGTTACATTTGCCGAACCCGATGTCCGTGTTCTATCCTCACAAATTGACAGTGTATCAGGTGGGGCCATTCCACAAAGCATACTGATTATGTCAGTTGCGATTGGGGTCGGTATTTTCGTTGCATTGGCCATGTTCCGTATCGTGTTTAATATTCCAATGATTTATTTATTGGCTGGCGGTTATGCCCTGGTCTTTATAATGGCCGCTTTGACACCATCAAATTTTGTGCCGATTTCATTCGATGCCGGCGGGGTAACAACCGGACCGCTCACAGTACCGTTTATATTGGCTCTTGGCGTTGGTGTCGCCACAGTCATCAGAGGTAAATCCGCCTCAAGTGACGGATTCGGGCTTGTTGGACTGGCTTCTATCGGTCCTATTTTATCCGTGCTGATTCTGGGAGTGATTTACGGATGA
- a CDS encoding glycoside hydrolase family 3 protein: MNVLLKRRWFSILSFTLVFLLCFPAAAFGKGWDDPVKPGWGNGEKAKHGWIVSKMNHMTLEEKIGQLFIIHMYGQTPTDPDYEETNLNNNRGAKNFKKAIEKYHIGGVIYFNWTDNIGNPADVEQVNALSNGLQDIAMDQRMPIPLFISTDQEGGIVQRLTSPGTVFPGNMALGATRSTDLAADSAGIMGTELSSLGINMNFAPVADVNVNPENPVIGVRSFGEDPDLVSDMAVSQVQAYQNQKVVPTAKHFPGHGDTDVDSHYGLPVINHDLETLHNVDLKPFQAAIDAGIEAIMTAHIVVPALDDSGLPATLSKPILTDLLREEMGFNGLIVTDSLGMSGANVVEPERVPVEAFKAGNDILLNPPDVEQSYNAMLEAVESGEISEERVDESVYRILKAKMEKGLFGDPKTDPDAVENIGTDENLAKADEIANKSITMVKNENNLLPLQDNQDVLITGPSLGEPAYLADQLAGKGYNVSAYTTGTSPSQAQIDEATAQAQDADTVVVTTYTANTNPAQQQLVSALQSTGKPLVVSAIRNPYDLMKFPEVDGYLTTYGNRDVSVEALARVLSGDVNPQGKLPVTIPELYEYGHHLGY; encoded by the coding sequence GTGAATGTTTTGCTTAAACGACGGTGGTTTTCAATCCTCTCGTTCACGCTTGTTTTCTTGCTGTGCTTCCCTGCTGCAGCTTTCGGCAAGGGCTGGGATGATCCGGTCAAACCGGGCTGGGGAAATGGTGAAAAAGCGAAGCACGGCTGGATTGTCAGTAAAATGAACCACATGACACTGGAAGAGAAAATCGGCCAGTTATTTATTATCCATATGTATGGACAGACCCCCACAGATCCCGACTACGAAGAAACCAACCTAAACAATAATCGCGGCGCTAAAAACTTTAAAAAAGCAATAGAAAAATATCATATCGGCGGTGTCATTTATTTTAACTGGACCGATAACATCGGGAATCCGGCTGATGTTGAACAGGTTAACGCCCTGTCAAATGGGCTGCAGGACATTGCCATGGATCAGCGTATGCCAATTCCGTTGTTCATTTCAACCGATCAGGAAGGCGGTATTGTTCAGCGGCTGACAAGTCCCGGCACGGTTTTCCCTGGAAATATGGCGCTTGGAGCAACCCGTTCAACCGATTTGGCTGCTGACTCTGCAGGAATTATGGGCACTGAGTTAAGCAGTCTCGGCATTAACATGAATTTTGCGCCTGTAGCGGATGTCAATGTAAATCCGGAAAATCCGGTCATCGGTGTCCGTTCATTCGGTGAAGATCCTGACCTTGTTTCTGATATGGCCGTTTCTCAAGTGCAGGCTTATCAGAATCAAAAAGTTGTTCCGACAGCCAAACACTTCCCGGGACATGGTGACACGGATGTTGACTCACACTATGGCCTGCCGGTTATCAATCATGATCTGGAAACATTGCATAATGTTGATCTGAAGCCATTCCAGGCAGCGATTGACGCTGGCATTGAGGCGATTATGACGGCACACATTGTCGTTCCAGCGCTTGATGATTCTGGTCTGCCGGCGACATTGTCGAAACCGATTTTAACCGATCTTTTGCGTGAGGAAATGGGGTTTAACGGACTGATTGTAACAGACAGCCTTGGCATGTCCGGGGCTAACGTGGTCGAGCCTGAACGCGTTCCGGTTGAAGCGTTTAAAGCAGGAAATGATATTTTACTGAACCCGCCTGATGTCGAGCAATCGTATAATGCGATGCTTGAAGCGGTTGAAAGCGGCGAGATCAGTGAAGAGCGCGTTGATGAATCCGTTTACCGTATTTTGAAGGCCAAGATGGAAAAAGGTCTGTTCGGTGATCCGAAAACCGATCCTGATGCAGTTGAAAACATTGGAACAGACGAAAATTTGGCCAAAGCAGATGAAATCGCCAATAAGAGCATTACCATGGTGAAAAATGAGAACAATTTGCTGCCGCTGCAGGATAATCAGGATGTTCTGATTACCGGTCCATCACTCGGCGAGCCCGCATACCTTGCCGATCAGCTTGCAGGCAAAGGCTACAATGTCAGTGCTTATACAACCGGTACAAGTCCTTCGCAGGCGCAAATTGATGAAGCGACAGCGCAAGCGCAAGATGCTGATACAGTTGTTGTGACCACATATACGGCAAATACAAATCCGGCCCAGCAGCAATTGGTTTCAGCGCTTCAGAGTACTGGAAAACCTCTTGTTGTGTCAGCAATCCGGAATCCGTATGATTTGATGAAGTTTCCTGAAGTAGATGGTTATCTCACCACTTACGGCAACCGGGATGTATCGGTTGAAGCACTTGCCAGAGTTCTGAGCGGAGATGTGAATCCGCAGGGCAAACTGCCGGTTACGATTCCTGAATTGTACGAGTATGGTCATCACCTTGGTTATTGA
- a CDS encoding exo-beta-N-acetylmuramidase NamZ domain-containing protein yields MKKWMVILAAAIMMLTTLSVVMADSPGNGKGPPDGVPPGHDTDVKLGVDVLLEDKIDMLEGKNVGLITNPTGVDQELNSIVDTLHNHDDVNLVSLYGPEHGVRGSAQAGEYVEFYIDEKTGLPVYSLYGETRKPTPEMLEDVDTLLFDIQDVGTRFYTYIYTMAYAMEAAAENDIEFVVLDRPNPLGGEKVEGPVLEPDYSSFVGMYPIPLRHGMTVGELAKLFNEEFDIGADLEVVEMEGWDRSMTYDETGLEFVMPSPNMPTLDTASVYPGAALIEGTNVSEGRGTTKPFELIGAPFINSTELAANLNEQSLNGVQFRAASFTPQFSKHSGELSHGVEIHVKDKEAYEPVETGVTIVKTIHDMYPEDFAFREENSEGISFFDNLIGNGWVRDKIENGDSVDDIVNTWQPELNEFKETREDYLLYEGGNKRPGPPWNN; encoded by the coding sequence ATGAAAAAATGGATGGTCATATTAGCGGCCGCCATCATGATGTTAACGACATTGTCTGTTGTTATGGCAGATTCCCCGGGAAATGGCAAAGGACCGCCTGATGGTGTGCCGCCGGGACATGACACAGACGTCAAGCTTGGTGTTGACGTATTGCTGGAAGATAAAATTGACATGCTTGAAGGCAAGAATGTCGGGTTGATTACGAATCCGACCGGTGTTGATCAGGAATTGAACAGCATCGTCGATACATTGCACAATCACGATGATGTTAATCTTGTCTCACTGTACGGACCGGAGCATGGTGTTCGCGGAAGTGCACAGGCAGGTGAATATGTTGAGTTTTATATCGATGAAAAAACGGGCCTGCCTGTCTACAGTCTTTATGGTGAAACGCGCAAACCGACACCGGAAATGCTCGAAGACGTTGATACATTGCTGTTTGATATTCAGGATGTCGGTACGCGTTTCTATACCTACATCTACACGATGGCGTATGCAATGGAAGCTGCGGCTGAAAACGACATTGAATTCGTTGTTCTTGACCGTCCGAACCCGCTTGGCGGTGAAAAAGTGGAAGGTCCGGTATTGGAGCCTGATTATTCATCGTTTGTCGGCATGTACCCGATCCCGCTTCGCCATGGCATGACCGTCGGCGAATTGGCCAAGTTGTTCAATGAAGAGTTCGATATCGGCGCTGATCTGGAAGTTGTTGAGATGGAAGGCTGGGATCGTTCGATGACATATGACGAGACGGGGCTAGAATTCGTTATGCCATCACCGAATATGCCGACACTTGATACAGCATCCGTCTATCCGGGGGCAGCCCTGATCGAAGGAACAAATGTCTCAGAAGGACGCGGCACAACCAAGCCGTTTGAATTGATTGGTGCGCCGTTCATCAACAGTACGGAACTTGCAGCCAATTTGAATGAACAAAGTCTTAATGGTGTTCAGTTCAGAGCTGCGTCATTTACACCACAATTCTCAAAACACAGTGGTGAATTGTCCCACGGCGTTGAAATTCATGTGAAAGATAAAGAAGCATATGAACCGGTTGAAACGGGCGTTACAATTGTCAAAACGATCCATGATATGTATCCTGAAGACTTTGCTTTCCGGGAAGAAAACAGCGAGGGCATCTCATTCTTTGACAACCTGATCGGCAATGGCTGGGTCCGGGACAAAATAGAAAACGGTGATTCAGTAGATGACATCGTCAACACATGGCAGCCGGAACTGAATGAATTCAAAGAGACAAGAGAAGATTACTTGCTTTATGAAGGGGGCAACAAACGGCCGGGACCACCATGGAATAACTAA
- a CDS encoding NAD(P)/FAD-dependent oxidoreductase, with translation MRNLVILGGGYGGLNILQNLVEHNLPEDLHITIIDRNPYHSIKTEFYTIAAGTSADKDVRMDFPEHDKVSYVYAEITKIDTDNQQINLRERSEPVPFDYLVIALGCEDNHHGIEGATKFTESVQTLNKARHAGMAIGNLPAYGKATIVGAGLSGIEVASEIRESRPDLNIRILDRGNSVLKAFDRKIQNYVEDWFMKNDVEVLHHAQVEYVEKDGVCNNGVCYVNDVTIWTAGVRPNYLVRELPLEQDGQEKIVVNDYYQVPEKPHIYVVGDCAASEHSPSAQLARQQGEQTADVLNSVIKDKEPKKPGKLKLKGTLGSLGSSEGFGEMMSQSMVGYIPRLAKSGVLWLNKRH, from the coding sequence ATGAGAAATTTAGTCATCCTGGGCGGCGGGTATGGCGGATTGAATATACTGCAAAACTTGGTTGAGCATAATCTCCCCGAGGATTTGCATATTACCATAATCGACCGCAATCCTTACCACTCGATTAAAACAGAATTTTACACGATAGCAGCCGGTACTTCAGCTGATAAAGACGTGCGCATGGACTTTCCGGAACATGACAAAGTCAGCTACGTGTATGCTGAGATCACCAAAATTGATACCGACAATCAGCAGATCAATTTGCGGGAAAGAAGTGAGCCTGTTCCATTTGATTATTTGGTGATTGCTTTGGGATGTGAAGACAATCACCATGGCATTGAAGGAGCAACTAAGTTTACCGAAAGTGTCCAGACGCTCAACAAAGCGCGTCATGCCGGGATGGCAATCGGCAACCTGCCTGCATACGGAAAGGCTACAATCGTCGGTGCAGGACTCAGCGGAATTGAAGTGGCATCTGAAATCCGTGAAAGCAGACCTGACTTAAACATCCGGATTCTTGACCGTGGCAATTCAGTCTTGAAAGCGTTCGACCGGAAGATTCAGAACTATGTTGAAGACTGGTTCATGAAAAATGATGTCGAGGTGCTTCATCATGCACAAGTTGAGTATGTTGAGAAAGATGGGGTCTGTAATAACGGCGTCTGTTATGTGAATGATGTCACCATCTGGACAGCAGGCGTGCGCCCAAATTACCTTGTGCGTGAATTGCCGCTTGAACAGGACGGTCAGGAAAAAATTGTTGTAAACGACTATTATCAAGTGCCTGAAAAGCCGCATATTTATGTCGTTGGTGATTGTGCCGCCTCAGAACATTCACCCAGCGCCCAACTTGCTCGGCAGCAAGGTGAACAAACCGCGGATGTCCTCAATTCGGTCATTAAAGATAAAGAACCGAAAAAACCCGGCAAGCTCAAGCTGAAAGGCACCCTCGGATCGCTCGGAAGCTCGGAAGGTTTTGGGGAAATGATGTCACAATCGATGGTCGGCTACATTCCACGCCTGGCCAAATCCGGTGTGCTGTGGCTTAACAAACGGCACTAG
- a CDS encoding LytTR family DNA-binding domain-containing protein, producing the protein MDRLTFGSLLDVIGELFSDEISIAVSDTSEYIYYRPSKRIDLKIKTGDPVVEGTIAHKAISTGQKVSEFIDRNVFGVPYHGMAVPFHQEGELQGCVTAIYPVMTEGKAVVTVKTGDGWRPIPFSDVVFMEAKDRKTYVFAEELAGTTNRALQDYEYSLPRETFIRCHRSFIVNVHHISDIFPDTHSTFMLAMDNGIQVPVSQSYASYFRKLLGF; encoded by the coding sequence ATGGATCGATTAACATTTGGTTCACTTTTGGATGTGATTGGTGAACTGTTTTCAGATGAGATTTCGATTGCGGTCTCGGACACATCCGAGTATATTTATTACCGTCCGAGTAAGCGGATTGATTTAAAAATAAAGACAGGTGATCCGGTCGTTGAGGGGACGATTGCCCATAAAGCAATTAGTACCGGACAAAAGGTATCGGAGTTCATTGACCGTAATGTATTTGGTGTGCCGTATCACGGAATGGCTGTCCCGTTTCATCAGGAGGGGGAACTGCAAGGGTGTGTGACAGCTATTTATCCGGTCATGACTGAGGGTAAAGCGGTTGTAACGGTAAAAACAGGAGATGGCTGGCGTCCGATTCCCTTTTCTGATGTGGTCTTTATGGAAGCCAAAGATCGAAAAACGTATGTGTTTGCAGAGGAATTGGCGGGAACCACAAATCGTGCGCTTCAGGATTACGAGTATTCACTTCCGAGAGAGACGTTCATTCGCTGTCATCGTTCATTTATTGTTAATGTTCATCACATCAGTGATATTTTCCCGGATACGCATTCTACGTTTATGCTGGCGATGGACAATGGCATTCAGGTGCCGGTCAGCCAGTCCTATGCGAGTTACTTCAGGAAACTGCTCGGGTTTTAA
- a CDS encoding DinB family protein: MSNLIMTQFNTTHSAFMGEIKDLDEKQLETQPEGFNNTIHWHIGHVLTTNEQFLFGFPENTEHLPERYKDLFGYGSKPADWPEDVPSADELAGQLTDQLKRIKQIPEEKLDEKLPKTVLGAQTYGELAALAAFHEGNHVGRINAMKKILNK, encoded by the coding sequence ATGAGCAACTTAATTATGACACAGTTTAACACAACACATAGCGCATTCATGGGTGAAATCAAAGATTTGGATGAAAAGCAGCTGGAAACGCAGCCGGAAGGGTTCAATAATACGATTCACTGGCATATCGGTCATGTACTGACAACAAACGAACAGTTCTTGTTCGGATTTCCGGAGAATACAGAGCATCTGCCGGAACGCTATAAAGATTTATTCGGCTATGGTTCTAAACCCGCAGACTGGCCTGAAGATGTCCCAAGCGCTGATGAGCTTGCAGGCCAATTGACAGACCAGTTGAAACGGATCAAGCAGATTCCTGAGGAAAAATTGGATGAAAAATTGCCTAAAACAGTTTTAGGCGCTCAGACATATGGTGAATTGGCAGCGCTGGCGGCATTCCACGAAGGCAATCACGTCGGCCGAATCAACGCTATGAAGAAAATACTGAACAAATAA
- a CDS encoding carbohydrate kinase yields MNERERKLFQLIKNNPYISQQELAEALDLSRPSVANLISGLMKKGYIRGKAYILNELKEVICIGGANIDRKFYAKEPVREGTSNPVRSEQNAGGVARNIAENLGKLDVNTKLLTVSGTDKDWDYIREASAPYMNLEDVRHFSGSTTGSYTAVLDESGELIYGLADMEIFDLMIPEWIKAQVPVLLQARCILADLNCPKETLAFLSQFAAGHDIPLIIVTVSAPKMDRLPADLSGLTWLITNKAESEAYFQGDFSMRELADKWLKLGIKNVVITHGKEGAVVGSQAEGIHHIPAVELDKIIDVTGAGDAFSSAVTYAWLNDEVLAKVAWTGVVNATKTLMSGYTVRPELSAAQLQNDMEELS; encoded by the coding sequence ATGAATGAACGCGAACGCAAACTTTTTCAGCTGATTAAGAATAACCCTTACATCTCTCAGCAGGAACTGGCAGAGGCACTGGATTTATCCCGTCCGTCTGTAGCAAATCTGATTTCAGGGCTGATGAAAAAAGGGTATATTCGGGGGAAAGCATATATCCTGAACGAATTAAAGGAAGTCATTTGTATTGGCGGTGCGAATATTGACCGCAAATTTTATGCGAAAGAGCCTGTACGGGAAGGAACGTCCAACCCGGTTCGTTCTGAGCAAAATGCCGGCGGAGTGGCACGGAATATTGCTGAGAATCTCGGCAAGCTTGATGTCAATACCAAACTGCTCACTGTCAGCGGGACTGATAAAGATTGGGATTATATCCGGGAAGCATCGGCCCCATACATGAACTTGGAGGATGTGAGGCATTTCTCCGGATCGACAACCGGTTCTTACACAGCTGTTCTGGATGAATCCGGGGAACTGATTTATGGACTGGCTGATATGGAGATTTTTGATTTGATGATTCCGGAATGGATCAAAGCACAGGTACCGGTTTTATTGCAGGCCAGATGTATTTTGGCTGATTTGAATTGTCCGAAAGAAACGCTTGCATTTTTATCCCAATTTGCTGCCGGTCATGATATACCGCTTATAATCGTGACGGTCTCGGCACCGAAAATGGATCGGCTTCCGGCTGACTTGAGCGGCCTGACGTGGCTGATTACAAACAAAGCTGAATCGGAGGCCTATTTCCAGGGAGATTTTTCAATGCGTGAACTGGCAGATAAATGGTTGAAACTGGGTATTAAGAATGTTGTGATAACGCATGGCAAAGAAGGTGCTGTGGTTGGCAGCCAGGCTGAAGGCATCCATCATATTCCAGCCGTTGAACTGGATAAAATCATCGACGTGACTGGTGCAGGCGATGCATTCTCATCAGCTGTCACATATGCATGGCTGAATGATGAAGTGCTTGCCAAAGTCGCTTGGACTGGAGTTGTCAACGCCACGAAGACATTAATGTCGGGTTATACTGTAAGGCCGGAATTATCAGCGGCACAACTACAAAACGATATGGAGGAACTTTCATGA
- a CDS encoding pseudouridine-5'-phosphate glycosidase: MNQYLAFSEEVSKAKEQGRPVVALESTIISHGMPYPQNVETAREVEQIIRDHGAVPATIAIMDGKIKIGLSDDELESFGQAEGVAKVSRRDLPYIVATEQKGATTVAATMICAELAAIETFVTGGIGGVHRGAEASMDISADLEELAKTNVAVICAGAKSILDLGLTMEYLETKGVPVIGYETDVLPAFYTRTTPFPVNFRADEPDTVALSLKAKRDLGLSGGAVIANPIPEAYALAEEEISAVISQALEEAEAGGITGKDVTPFMLAKVKELTGGKSLDANIALVKHNAHVGADIAVKLGAMD; the protein is encoded by the coding sequence ATGAATCAATACCTAGCGTTTTCAGAAGAAGTCAGTAAGGCAAAGGAACAAGGTAGACCGGTCGTTGCCCTCGAATCCACCATCATTTCACACGGCATGCCGTATCCGCAAAATGTGGAAACCGCCCGTGAAGTTGAACAGATTATTCGAGACCATGGTGCAGTGCCGGCAACAATTGCGATTATGGACGGAAAAATTAAAATTGGTTTGAGTGATGATGAATTGGAAAGCTTTGGCCAGGCTGAAGGTGTCGCAAAAGTGTCTCGCCGGGATCTGCCGTATATCGTGGCAACTGAGCAAAAAGGCGCGACCACCGTTGCTGCGACGATGATCTGTGCTGAACTTGCCGCTATCGAAACTTTTGTGACCGGCGGTATTGGTGGTGTTCATCGGGGTGCGGAGGCATCAATGGATATCTCAGCGGACTTGGAAGAACTGGCTAAAACAAATGTTGCAGTTATTTGTGCAGGTGCTAAATCGATTCTTGATCTCGGCTTAACGATGGAATATCTGGAGACAAAAGGTGTCCCGGTAATCGGTTATGAAACAGATGTATTGCCGGCTTTTTATACACGAACAACCCCGTTTCCGGTTAACTTTCGGGCTGATGAACCGGATACAGTCGCCTTATCTCTTAAAGCAAAACGTGACCTCGGTCTTTCCGGCGGTGCTGTGATCGCCAACCCGATTCCAGAGGCTTATGCGTTGGCCGAGGAAGAGATATCAGCGGTCATCTCACAGGCGCTGGAAGAAGCTGAGGCAGGCGGCATAACCGGCAAAGATGTTACCCCGTTTATGCTGGCAAAAGTAAAAGAACTGACAGGCGGCAAAAGCCTTGACGCCAATATTGCACTCGTGAAGCATAACGCTCATGTTGGTGCGGATATCGCTGTGAAATTGGGTGCCATGGATTAA
- the wrbA gene encoding NAD(P)H:quinone oxidoreductase, producing the protein MANVKLAIVYYSSTGTNYKMAQWAEKAAQDAGAETKLVKAPELAPEEAIASNPLWKEHYEATKDVPEANSDDIEWADAIIFSAPTRFGTLPAQMKNFIDTQGGLWAAGKTINKVVSWMTSAQNPHGGQEATLLSLYTSMMHWGAVIATPGYSDDSIFAGGGNPYGASVSVDQDGNMVEDVEGAVSHQARRTVDVASRIVEGS; encoded by the coding sequence ATGGCAAATGTCAAATTAGCAATCGTTTACTACAGTTCAACAGGAACGAATTATAAAATGGCACAATGGGCTGAAAAAGCCGCACAGGATGCAGGAGCTGAAACAAAACTGGTAAAAGCACCTGAACTTGCACCGGAAGAGGCGATTGCATCTAATCCTTTATGGAAAGAACATTATGAAGCAACGAAAGATGTGCCTGAAGCGAATTCGGATGATATCGAGTGGGCTGATGCCATTATATTCAGCGCCCCGACACGTTTTGGCACCCTGCCGGCGCAAATGAAGAATTTCATCGATACACAGGGCGGCCTTTGGGCAGCAGGCAAAACGATCAACAAAGTTGTAAGCTGGATGACCTCAGCACAAAATCCGCACGGCGGACAGGAAGCAACATTACTCTCGCTTTATACATCCATGATGCACTGGGGTGCTGTGATTGCAACACCGGGATACTCGGATGATTCCATCTTTGCCGGCGGCGGTAATCCTTATGGTGCCAGTGTTTCCGTTGATCAGGACGGCAACATGGTTGAAGATGTTGAAGGAGCGGTCTCCCATCAGGCACGCCGTACGGTTGATGTTGCATCCCGTATTGTTGAAGGCAGCTGA